Proteins from a genomic interval of Macrobrachium nipponense isolate FS-2020 chromosome 28, ASM1510439v2, whole genome shotgun sequence:
- the LOC135201911 gene encoding uncharacterized protein LOC135201911, with product LLFDLFFLTFSSFSFFPSPVPYLSYFFLFPLPPFLDYSFSVFLIIIIPFFILFSIFLRLSIPQLPLCLSLFTLPHQFFTSSFSSLILPPLPFLIPLFSLSLPLFPPLSLLYSSLYLSFLLLLLLLLLLIFPTLLACAYNSSLFSPPPHIFYFSSFSYLLFFYSVSSVFFLILFLFISSLFNLLLFLPSCSSLFSSLSILLYPLYTSSCFFPLLPPFNPINLLSFCLSLTLLFSCLTSSFNSSFSLFPLFPLSFILPFFSSFLIVLSIYGLLLLSFLNLSYLILSFFLFFSSTIFSSPSFLLSYSFLSSSFLFFSHLSSSVSSSSFFPSS from the exons CttttatttgacctttttttCCTAACAttctcctccttttccttttttccttctcctgtaccatatctttcatatttttttctgttccctcttcctccttttcttgaTTATTCTTTTTCCGTGTTTCTTATTATCATCATTCCCTTCTTCATactcttttccattttccttcggTTATCTATCCCACAGCTTCCTTTGTGTCTTTCATTGTTTACTCTCCCTCATCAATTCTTCACATCTTCCTTTTCCTCCCTAATTCTTCCTCCTCTCCCCTTTCTCATCCCTCTCTTCTCCCTTTCTCTACCTTTattccctcctctttctcttctttattctTCCCTTTAcctttcctttctcctcctcctcctcctccttcttcttcttatcttcccTACCCTCCTTGCGTGTGCTTATAATTCTTCCCTATTTTCTCCCCCACCCCATATAttctacttttcttctttttcctacttgcttttt ttttattctgttTCTAGTGTCTTTTTCCTTATCCTGTTTCTGTTTATATCTTCCCTTTTCAATCTCCTACTCTTTTTACCTTCTTGTTCCTCATTATTCTCTTCTCTTTCAATTCTTCTCTATCCTCTTTATACCTCTTcctgtttttttcctcttctgccTCCTTTCAATCCCATTAACTTACTtagtttctgtctttctcttacaCTTCTTTTTTCCTGTCTTACTTCCTCCTTCaattcctctttctctctgttccctctctttcctctttccttcatcctccctttcttctcttctttccttatTGTACTTTCTATTTATGGTCTCCTGCTATTATCCTTCTTAAACCTTTCAtatctcattctctctttcttcctcttcttctcttctaccATATTTTCgtcaccttccttccttctctcttattctttcttatcctcttcctttttatttttctctcacttGTCTtcatctgtttcttcttcctcatTCTTTCCTTCGTCCTAA